Proteins co-encoded in one Candidatus Neomarinimicrobiota bacterium genomic window:
- the polA gene encoding DNA polymerase I, translating into MAEKSLYLIDGSALAYRAHFAFIRNPLTTTDGRNVSAIFGFTNSLLKILRDEHPDYIAVVFDTPEKTFRHEKYPEYKATREKMPDEMADQLDDLKKMTEYMNIPVIEYPGYEADDVMATLANVAEAEGVRTYLVTGDKDFAQLVNEEIYVYNTSGKGSDPEIWDRNAVKEKFGVYPEQIVDYLALMGDSSDNVPGVPGIGKKTARKLLNEYGTLEKTLEEAENLSGKRAREGLLENRDQALLSQDLVTIVTDAPIDEDFHSLQWEDFDYQNLVDFCKEFEFFSLIDHIEEFRDGEPEKVEKDYRVVTSRDELLDIVEECLEEDIVSVDLETTSVDPMQADIVGIAISWEQDSGIYIPVKYGNNSGRGITITLLNESELSGILTLEETLEILSPLFEENGTAITGQNIKYDILVLKCHDVQVPNVAFDTMIAAYLLKPEARSYKEDYLSMEYLGYQMQPIEELIGKRGKNQKNMADIAIEKVTPYAAEDADIALQLTDVLRDKLKDVELYDLFRDIELPLMHVLVQMEYNGVYVDREFLEEMSANLQKELDKLEKQIFGAADKEFNINSPQQLSEILFEDIGLTPIKKTKTGYSTNAQVLEELKKEHVLPGLILDYREISKLKSTYVDALPALIHPRTNRIHSNFNQTVAATGRLSSSDPNFQNIPIRTDLGREIRHAFVAEKEENLIMAADYSQIELRLMAQLSDESTLKEAFQNEEDIHSTTAALVFDVELENVTPDMRRKAKVVNFGIMYGAGPYRMSNELGISVSEGQDLINNYFEKYPGINNYITNTIAQARENKYVSTLFGRRRYLPDIDSSNRNVREAAERAAINMPIQGTAADMIKIAMVRLHKSMEEQGFRSKMILQIHDELVFEVEKDEEEALQSLVVETMERALDLDVPIVVDVGVAKDWYDAH; encoded by the coding sequence ATGGCAGAGAAGTCTCTCTATCTTATCGACGGTTCGGCGCTGGCGTACCGGGCCCATTTTGCTTTCATCCGCAATCCACTCACCACAACTGATGGCCGCAATGTTTCCGCAATCTTTGGCTTTACTAACTCCCTGTTGAAGATTCTCCGGGATGAGCATCCCGATTATATCGCGGTGGTATTCGACACGCCGGAGAAGACCTTCCGGCACGAGAAGTATCCGGAATACAAGGCCACCCGGGAGAAAATGCCGGACGAAATGGCAGACCAGCTGGATGACCTGAAGAAGATGACCGAGTATATGAACATTCCGGTGATCGAGTATCCCGGTTACGAGGCAGATGATGTGATGGCTACGCTCGCAAACGTGGCAGAAGCGGAGGGGGTCAGAACTTATCTGGTGACCGGCGACAAGGATTTTGCCCAGCTGGTGAACGAGGAAATTTATGTGTACAATACCTCCGGAAAGGGCAGCGATCCGGAGATCTGGGACCGGAATGCTGTGAAGGAGAAATTTGGCGTTTATCCGGAGCAGATCGTCGATTATTTGGCGCTCATGGGGGATTCCAGCGATAATGTCCCCGGCGTACCCGGCATCGGGAAAAAGACAGCGCGGAAGCTGCTGAACGAATACGGCACGCTGGAGAAAACGCTGGAAGAGGCGGAAAATCTCTCCGGCAAGCGCGCCAGAGAAGGCCTGTTGGAAAACCGGGACCAGGCGCTACTCTCCCAGGATTTGGTTACCATTGTCACCGACGCTCCGATTGATGAGGATTTTCATTCCCTGCAATGGGAGGATTTTGATTATCAGAATCTCGTTGATTTCTGCAAGGAGTTCGAATTTTTCTCCCTCATCGATCATATAGAAGAATTTCGAGACGGTGAACCGGAAAAGGTGGAAAAAGATTATCGGGTAGTCACTTCCAGGGATGAATTGCTGGATATTGTCGAGGAGTGCCTGGAGGAAGATATTGTCTCCGTCGATCTGGAAACGACATCCGTCGATCCCATGCAGGCGGACATCGTTGGTATTGCCATCTCCTGGGAACAGGACAGCGGGATATACATCCCGGTAAAATACGGAAATAATTCTGGCCGTGGGATTACCATTACACTACTGAACGAAAGTGAACTCAGCGGTATCCTGACGTTGGAGGAAACGCTTGAAATTCTATCGCCGCTGTTCGAGGAGAACGGAACAGCAATCACCGGGCAGAATATCAAATACGATATCTTGGTGCTGAAGTGTCACGATGTGCAGGTACCGAATGTGGCGTTCGACACCATGATCGCGGCTTATTTGCTGAAGCCGGAAGCCCGGAGTTACAAGGAAGATTACCTGAGTATGGAGTATCTCGGCTACCAGATGCAGCCCATTGAGGAGCTCATCGGGAAGCGCGGAAAAAATCAAAAAAATATGGCAGATATTGCCATCGAAAAGGTTACACCATACGCAGCCGAGGACGCGGACATCGCACTACAGCTGACGGATGTACTGCGGGATAAACTGAAAGATGTCGAACTCTACGATCTGTTCCGGGATATTGAGCTCCCCCTGATGCACGTGCTGGTGCAGATGGAATACAACGGGGTCTATGTCGACCGTGAATTTCTTGAGGAAATGTCCGCGAATCTGCAGAAGGAGCTGGACAAGCTAGAAAAGCAGATTTTTGGCGCCGCTGATAAAGAGTTCAACATTAACTCACCCCAACAGCTCTCGGAAATTCTGTTCGAGGATATCGGTCTGACGCCGATTAAAAAGACCAAGACAGGATATTCCACAAACGCCCAGGTACTGGAGGAGCTCAAAAAGGAGCACGTACTGCCCGGGTTAATACTGGATTACCGGGAAATCTCGAAGCTGAAGTCTACGTATGTCGATGCGCTGCCGGCGCTGATTCATCCGCGTACCAACCGGATCCATTCAAATTTTAACCAGACGGTGGCCGCTACCGGTCGCCTCAGCAGCAGCGACCCGAATTTTCAGAATATTCCTATTCGCACAGACCTTGGCCGGGAAATCCGACACGCCTTTGTTGCCGAGAAGGAAGAAAATTTGATCATGGCGGCGGATTATTCACAGATCGAATTACGTCTGATGGCGCAGTTGTCAGATGAATCCACGCTGAAAGAGGCGTTTCAAAACGAGGAGGATATTCATTCCACGACGGCGGCGCTGGTTTTCGACGTGGAACTGGAAAACGTTACCCCTGATATGCGCCGGAAGGCCAAGGTGGTGAATTTCGGGATCATGTATGGCGCCGGTCCGTACCGGATGTCCAACGAACTCGGCATTTCTGTGAGCGAAGGCCAGGATCTTATCAACAACTATTTTGAGAAGTACCCCGGTATTAACAATTACATCACCAATACCATTGCTCAAGCACGGGAGAACAAATATGTGAGCACCTTGTTCGGACGTCGCCGGTATCTGCCGGATATCGATTCCTCCAATCGGAATGTCCGGGAAGCAGCAGAGCGTGCCGCTATCAATATGCCGATCCAGGGTACGGCAGC